The Acinetobacter sp. GSS19 genome includes a region encoding these proteins:
- a CDS encoding sulfate ABC transporter substrate-binding protein produces MILQSWVKSGVVLLLWGVFSQSGFAADRHLINVSYDVTREFYAEFNPSFARYWQQRTGEVVHFEQSNQGSRKQVRAVQEGVKADVVTLALSPDIDKLVQSSHIQPGWQTEFPSRSVPYTSTIVFLVRKGNPKNIRDWSDLTRPGVQIITPNPKVGGLPRWIYLAAWGYALKQPHTTQQKAQNWVAQLYRNVKVMDSAARASLITFTQHGFGDVLLTWESEALMVVKGQKNQNFMLVYPSISIVTEPSVAIVDKTVAKNGQIWLAKGYLNYLYSPAGQEIAAKHFYRPRHPKIWQKYQAQFPAIRTFTVEEMFGGWDQAEHVHFSPKGSFERIYRMHE; encoded by the coding sequence ATGATATTGCAGAGCTGGGTAAAATCGGGTGTTGTTCTCCTGCTATGGGGGGTGTTTTCACAGAGTGGATTCGCTGCAGATCGACATTTGATCAATGTGTCTTATGATGTGACCCGTGAGTTTTATGCAGAATTCAATCCCTCTTTTGCACGTTACTGGCAGCAACGTACAGGAGAAGTGGTGCATTTTGAGCAGTCTAATCAGGGTTCGAGAAAACAGGTACGCGCTGTGCAGGAGGGGGTGAAGGCAGACGTTGTTACGCTGGCGCTTTCTCCGGATATCGACAAACTGGTGCAGTCCAGCCATATCCAGCCGGGTTGGCAAACAGAATTTCCTTCCCGGTCTGTTCCGTATACCTCGACCATTGTTTTTCTAGTACGGAAGGGGAATCCTAAAAACATCAGAGACTGGAGTGATCTGACTCGACCCGGGGTACAGATTATTACCCCTAATCCTAAGGTAGGGGGATTGCCGCGCTGGATTTATCTGGCCGCTTGGGGATATGCCTTGAAACAACCGCACACTACGCAGCAGAAAGCACAGAACTGGGTCGCTCAGCTATACCGTAATGTTAAGGTCATGGACTCGGCAGCACGTGCATCCTTGATCACCTTTACGCAACATGGCTTTGGTGATGTATTGCTTACTTGGGAAAGTGAAGCCTTAATGGTGGTAAAGGGGCAGAAGAATCAAAACTTTATGTTGGTTTATCCATCTATATCGATTGTGACGGAGCCCTCGGTCGCAATTGTCGATAAAACCGTTGCAAAGAATGGCCAGATCTGGCTCGCGAAAGGTTATCTCAACTATTTATATTCGCCGGCTGGACAGGAAATTGCAGCCAAACACTTCTATCGGCCACGTCATCCTAAAATCTGGCAGAAATATCAGGCTCAATTTCCGGCAATTAGAACTTTTACGGTGGAGGAAATGTTTGGGGGTTGGGATCAAGCCGAGCATGTTCATTTTTCCCCGAAGGGAAGCTTTGAGAGAATTTACCGGATGCATGAATAA
- a CDS encoding sulfate ABC transporter substrate-binding protein — protein MKKLLVYSLVLTSVAVSSLSQAATDFLNVSYDPTREFYQEYNQNFAQFWKQRTGQTVNFKQSHGGSGKQARAVVSGLEADVVTLALSNDIEEIVKAGYIDKNWQQEFPQHSAPYTSTVVFLVRKGNPKQIKDWNDLTKPGIEIITPNPKTGGASRWIYLSAWGYALKQPGGNPAKAKALVQKLYHNVKVLDSGARGSLTTFAERGIGDVLLSWENEALLATQGLDKDQFQIVYPSISILAEPSVAIVDKTVDKNGNRALAKGYLNYLYSPKGQELAAKYHFRPRNAQVAAKYAAKFPKIKLFTIQDVFGGWAKAQQTHFANGAIFDQIYQQRP, from the coding sequence ATGAAAAAATTACTTGTTTACAGCTTGGTTCTCACAAGTGTGGCTGTGAGCAGCCTGAGTCAGGCTGCCACTGATTTTCTGAATGTCTCTTATGATCCGACCCGCGAGTTCTATCAGGAATATAATCAGAACTTTGCGCAATTCTGGAAGCAGCGAACTGGTCAGACGGTGAATTTTAAACAGTCACACGGCGGTTCGGGTAAACAGGCGCGTGCTGTGGTCTCTGGTCTCGAAGCCGATGTCGTGACACTGGCTTTATCCAATGATATTGAGGAAATTGTCAAAGCGGGTTATATCGATAAAAACTGGCAGCAGGAATTTCCACAACATTCAGCGCCTTATACTTCAACGGTGGTGTTTTTGGTCCGTAAAGGTAATCCTAAACAGATTAAGGACTGGAATGACCTGACCAAACCGGGTATCGAGATTATTACCCCTAACCCGAAAACCGGCGGTGCCTCACGCTGGATTTATTTATCAGCTTGGGGTTATGCGCTGAAACAGCCGGGAGGTAATCCTGCGAAAGCCAAAGCCTTGGTTCAAAAACTCTATCATAATGTTAAAGTCTTGGATTCGGGTGCGCGTGGTTCACTGACGACCTTTGCTGAGCGCGGCATTGGGGATGTATTGTTGTCTTGGGAAAATGAAGCATTACTCGCCACGCAAGGGTTGGATAAAGACCAGTTCCAAATCGTTTATCCTTCCATCTCTATTTTGGCCGAGCCATCTGTGGCGATCGTGGATAAAACCGTCGATAAAAATGGCAATCGTGCCTTGGCCAAAGGTTATCTGAATTATCTGTATTCGCCAAAAGGTCAGGAACTGGCAGCGAAATACCATTTCCGTCCGCGTAATGCTCAGGTCGCTGCCAAATACGCTGCGAAATTTCCAAAAATCAAACTGTTTACTATTCAGGATGTTTTTGGTGGATGGGCGAAGGCACAGCAGACCCATTTTGCCAATGGAGCGATCTTTGACCAGATTTACCAGCAACGTCCATAA
- the gltX gene encoding glutamate--tRNA ligase yields MKVRTRIAPSPTGFPHVGTAYIALFNLCFAQQHGGEFILRIEDTDQLRSTPESEKMILDSLRWLGLNWSEGPDIGGPHAPYRQSERMDIYKKYALELVEKGHAFYCFATAEELDQMRAEQQARGETPRYDGRGLQLTQDEVQRRLEAGEPHVIRMKIPTEGVCQFNDLLRGEVEIPWSQVDMQILLKTDGLPTYHLANVVDDHLMEITHVIRGEEWIPSAPKHQLLYKYFGWEMPVLCHMPLLRNPDKSKLSKRKNPTSINYYKDIGVLPEALLNYLGRMGWSMPDEREQFTLAEMIEHFDINRVSLGGPIFDVEKLNWLNGQWIKGMTPGQLLDTILAWKGNRTTLEEIAAAIQPRINLLSEAVNWAGFFFNHMPQISKEQFENKKMSEEQVRQSLQFAIWRLESLFSWNQDTVSQVLMDLANQMEVKLRDFMPTFFIAIAGSTSSTPVMQSMVTLGPDLTFARLRHALEIVGGPSKKELKVWEKLNESLKLPKNDATDAV; encoded by the coding sequence ATGAAAGTCCGTACCCGTATTGCTCCTTCTCCGACTGGTTTCCCCCATGTAGGAACTGCTTATATTGCGCTATTTAACCTGTGCTTCGCTCAACAGCACGGCGGCGAATTTATTCTGCGTATTGAAGATACTGACCAGCTGCGTTCGACCCCTGAATCAGAAAAAATGATTCTCGACTCATTACGCTGGTTGGGTCTAAACTGGTCAGAAGGTCCGGATATCGGTGGACCACATGCACCGTACCGCCAATCTGAGCGTATGGACATTTATAAAAAATACGCCTTGGAACTGGTCGAAAAAGGCCATGCTTTTTATTGTTTTGCGACCGCGGAAGAACTAGATCAGATGCGTGCAGAACAGCAGGCACGTGGTGAAACACCACGTTATGATGGTCGCGGCTTACAGCTGACCCAGGACGAAGTACAACGCCGTCTGGAGGCAGGTGAGCCACATGTGATCCGTATGAAAATTCCAACGGAAGGCGTGTGTCAATTTAATGATTTATTGCGTGGTGAAGTGGAAATTCCTTGGTCACAGGTGGACATGCAAATCCTGCTCAAGACCGATGGTTTACCAACCTACCATTTGGCCAATGTGGTAGACGACCACTTGATGGAAATTACCCATGTGATCCGTGGCGAAGAGTGGATTCCATCCGCACCCAAACACCAGTTGTTGTACAAATATTTTGGCTGGGAAATGCCAGTGCTGTGCCATATGCCATTACTGCGTAACCCGGACAAGTCAAAACTGTCCAAACGTAAAAACCCGACCTCCATTAACTATTACAAAGACATCGGCGTGTTACCCGAAGCCCTACTCAACTACTTGGGTCGTATGGGCTGGTCAATGCCAGACGAGCGTGAACAATTCACGTTGGCTGAGATGATCGAACATTTCGACATCAACCGCGTCTCACTCGGTGGTCCAATTTTCGATGTTGAGAAACTCAACTGGCTGAATGGTCAATGGATTAAAGGCATGACCCCGGGCCAATTGTTGGATACCATTTTGGCCTGGAAAGGCAACCGTACCACACTGGAAGAGATCGCCGCTGCCATTCAGCCACGGATCAACTTGCTTTCTGAAGCAGTGAACTGGGCAGGTTTCTTCTTTAACCACATGCCACAGATCAGCAAGGAACAGTTTGAAAACAAAAAAATGAGCGAAGAGCAAGTACGCCAAAGCCTGCAATTTGCCATTTGGCGTTTAGAAAGCCTGTTCAGCTGGAATCAGGATACGGTGAGCCAAGTGCTAATGGATCTGGCCAACCAGATGGAAGTCAAGCTGCGTGACTTTATGCCAACCTTCTTTATTGCGATAGCAGGTTCGACTTCGTCCACACCCGTGATGCAATCCATGGTGACGTTAGGCCCAGATTTGACCTTTGCACGTTTGCGTCATGCGCTTGAAATTGTTGGTGGACCAAGCAAAAAAGAATTGAAAGTGTGGGAAAAACTCAATGAAAGCCTAAAATTGCCGAAAAATGATGCAACTGACGCAGTTTAA
- a CDS encoding tetratricopeptide repeat protein: MMPAKIKTIWDKFVHGSLRYTSEQTHLLNLSVANAEYAQGLAFEQQQHTHNALWFYLRAASHGDCNAQFKLGISYLKGELNVQQDLREAKKWLMLAAEQGHQEARLLLSNFVSSLQYS, translated from the coding sequence ATGATGCCAGCAAAAATCAAAACAATTTGGGATAAGTTTGTCCACGGCTCATTGCGCTATACCAGTGAACAGACCCATTTGCTTAACCTGTCGGTCGCGAATGCAGAATACGCACAAGGTTTGGCATTTGAACAGCAGCAACACACGCATAATGCTCTCTGGTTTTATCTGCGTGCTGCTTCGCATGGTGACTGCAACGCACAGTTCAAACTTGGCATCAGTTATTTAAAAGGTGAACTTAACGTACAGCAAGATCTGCGAGAAGCCAAAAAATGGTTAATGCTTGCTGCCGAACAGGGGCATCAGGAAGCTCGTTTATTGTTGTCTAACTTTGTCTCCTCTTTGCAGTACTCTTAA
- a CDS encoding tetratricopeptide repeat protein, with protein MMRLQQLIRWLIVQLSQLNIPTPAITKSEASTEYRLAQRSEFFALNTYTTYQTQLRNGLTPLKLSQLELKYQKQIANAKWYLLRAALRGHAEAQYKLGLCYLKGDLGLDRNYAQAERWLKKATQQGHHPAQQALCQAYAELAFS; from the coding sequence ATGATGCGTTTACAGCAACTAATCCGATGGTTAATTGTGCAGCTGAGCCAGCTCAACATTCCCACACCCGCCATTACAAAAAGTGAAGCCTCCACTGAATACCGTTTAGCTCAACGTTCTGAGTTTTTTGCACTCAATACCTATACGACTTACCAGACACAGCTGCGTAATGGTTTGACGCCACTCAAACTGAGTCAACTCGAATTAAAATATCAAAAGCAGATCGCGAATGCGAAATGGTATCTCCTGCGCGCAGCATTACGAGGACACGCTGAAGCACAGTACAAATTAGGGCTTTGTTACTTAAAGGGCGACCTAGGACTTGATCGCAACTATGCCCAAGCTGAAAGATGGTTAAAAAAAGCCACTCAACAAGGCCATCATCCCGCACAACAGGCTTTATGTCAGGCCTATGCAGAACTCGCATTTTCCTAA
- the ettA gene encoding energy-dependent translational throttle protein EttA encodes MAQYIYTMNRVSKMVPPKREILKDISLSFFPGAKIGVLGLNGAGKSTLLRIMAGVDKDFSGEARAQPGIKIGYLEQEPPLDDTKDVRGNVEDGLREPLDALARLDEVFAEYAAEDADFDALAKEQEKLEAIIHAWDAHNLANQMDQAAAALNLPAWDADVSKLSGGERRRVALCRLLLSKPDMLLLDEPTNHLDASSVSWLERFLKDFPGTIVAITHDRYFLDNVAEWILELDRGMGIPYQGNYSSWLEQKNARLEQEQKQEESFAKALKKELEWVRSNAKGQQKKNKARMERFEELNSREFQQRNETSEIYIPPGPRLGNKVIEVEGISKSFGDRTLYKDLTFTVPPCAIVGIVGENGAGKTTLFRMMTGEQQPDTGTVTLGESVKVAYVGQIRDTLDDNKTVWEEVSGGLDILKIGDYEISSRAYIGRFNFKGQDQQKRVGQLSGGERNRLQLAKILQMGANVILLDEPSNDLDIETLRALEDAILVFPGTVMVISHDRWFLDRIATHILSFEGETPEFFTGNYTEFEEYRRKRDGDDLVAKRQKYRKIGG; translated from the coding sequence GTGGCCCAATATATTTACACGATGAACCGTGTGTCGAAGATGGTTCCGCCTAAGCGCGAAATCCTGAAAGACATCTCTTTGTCATTTTTCCCGGGTGCCAAAATTGGTGTGCTCGGTTTAAACGGTGCGGGTAAATCGACCCTGCTCCGTATTATGGCGGGCGTAGATAAAGATTTCTCTGGTGAAGCACGTGCACAGCCGGGTATTAAAATTGGTTATTTAGAGCAAGAACCACCTTTAGATGATACAAAAGACGTTCGTGGTAACGTTGAAGATGGTTTGCGTGAACCTCTTGATGCTTTAGCACGTCTTGATGAAGTTTTTGCTGAATATGCAGCAGAAGATGCAGACTTTGATGCTTTAGCGAAAGAACAAGAAAAGCTGGAAGCCATTATCCATGCTTGGGATGCACATAACCTTGCCAACCAAATGGACCAGGCTGCTGCAGCACTTAACCTTCCAGCTTGGGATGCAGATGTATCTAAGCTTTCAGGGGGTGAACGTCGTCGTGTGGCACTTTGCCGTCTGTTGCTTTCCAAGCCAGACATGTTGTTGCTTGACGAACCAACGAACCATTTAGATGCTTCATCTGTATCTTGGTTAGAGCGTTTCTTGAAAGACTTTCCGGGCACAATCGTTGCGATTACGCACGACCGTTACTTCCTGGATAATGTGGCTGAGTGGATTCTGGAACTTGACCGCGGTATGGGTATTCCATATCAAGGTAACTACTCTTCTTGGTTAGAGCAGAAAAATGCCCGCCTAGAGCAGGAACAGAAGCAAGAAGAATCTTTTGCTAAGGCATTGAAAAAAGAACTTGAATGGGTTCGTTCAAATGCGAAAGGCCAGCAAAAGAAAAACAAAGCACGTATGGAACGCTTTGAAGAGCTTAACTCACGTGAGTTCCAACAACGTAACGAAACTTCAGAAATCTATATTCCACCTGGTCCACGCTTAGGTAACAAGGTTATCGAAGTTGAAGGTATTAGTAAGTCGTTTGGTGATCGTACCCTGTATAAAGATTTAACTTTCACAGTACCACCGTGTGCGATTGTGGGTATCGTGGGTGAGAACGGTGCAGGTAAAACAACGTTATTCCGTATGATGACTGGTGAACAGCAACCAGATACAGGTACAGTAACGCTTGGTGAATCAGTAAAAGTGGCGTATGTGGGGCAGATCCGTGACACATTAGACGACAACAAAACTGTTTGGGAAGAAGTGTCTGGCGGTTTAGATATTTTGAAGATTGGTGACTATGAAATTTCATCACGTGCATATATCGGTCGCTTTAACTTTAAAGGTCAAGATCAGCAAAAACGCGTAGGTCAATTATCGGGTGGTGAGCGTAACCGTTTACAACTTGCGAAAATCCTGCAAATGGGTGCGAACGTGATCTTGCTAGATGAACCATCAAACGACTTGGACATCGAAACTTTACGTGCACTTGAAGATGCAATTCTTGTATTCCCAGGTACTGTTATGGTGATCTCGCATGACCGTTGGTTCCTGGATCGTATTGCAACACACATCTTGTCATTTGAAGGTGAAACACCTGAATTCTTCACAGGTAATTATACTGAATTTGAAGAATACCGTCGTAAACGTGATGGTGATGATCTGGTTGCCAAGCGTCAAAAATATCGCAAAATTGGTGGTTGA
- a CDS encoding bifunctional O-acetylhomoserine aminocarboxypropyltransferase/cysteine synthase — MTYKDETLAIHAGYSPEPTTKAVAVPIYQTTSYAFDNTQHGADLFDLKVAGNIYTRIMNPTTAVLEQRVAALEGGIGALALASGMAAITYAIQTITEAGDNIASVSTLYGGTYNLFAHTLPKQGIEVRFFDYQNPEALRGLIDEKTKLVFVESIGNPLGNIIDLEAIAKIAHEYGVPVIVDNTVATPALLKPFEFGADIVIHSLTKYIGGHGNSIGGIIVDSGKFPWGEHAERFPVLNTPDPSYHGVNYVEALGAAAYIARARVVPLRNTGAAISPLNVFLILQGLETLNLRMERHTENAQKVAEYLQQHPKVQWVNYAGLKDHPQHALAQKYVKGKPSAILSFGVKDGRDGGARFIDALQLFTRLVNIGDAKSLACHPATTTHRQLNAEELKAAGVSEDMVRLSIGIEHIDDLIADLEQALAAV, encoded by the coding sequence ATGACTTATAAAGATGAAACCCTTGCCATTCATGCCGGCTATTCACCAGAACCAACAACAAAAGCGGTTGCCGTTCCAATTTACCAAACGACCTCTTATGCATTTGATAATACGCAGCATGGTGCAGATCTTTTTGATTTAAAAGTCGCCGGGAACATTTACACCCGCATCATGAATCCAACCACCGCTGTACTAGAGCAGCGTGTGGCCGCGCTTGAAGGCGGTATCGGGGCACTAGCATTGGCCTCGGGTATGGCCGCAATTACTTACGCCATCCAAACCATTACCGAAGCTGGCGACAATATTGCCTCAGTTTCGACCTTATACGGCGGTACTTACAATCTGTTTGCCCATACGCTGCCAAAACAAGGCATTGAAGTACGCTTTTTTGACTATCAAAATCCAGAAGCATTACGTGGTTTAATTGATGAAAAAACCAAACTGGTCTTTGTCGAATCGATTGGTAACCCACTTGGCAATATTATTGATCTAGAAGCAATTGCTAAAATTGCCCATGAATATGGTGTTCCAGTGATTGTCGATAATACCGTGGCCACACCTGCCCTGCTAAAACCTTTTGAATTTGGTGCCGACATCGTGATTCACTCACTCACCAAATATATTGGTGGTCACGGCAACAGCATCGGCGGGATTATTGTCGATAGCGGTAAGTTCCCTTGGGGCGAACATGCTGAACGTTTTCCGGTTTTAAATACGCCCGATCCAAGTTATCACGGTGTCAATTATGTCGAAGCTTTAGGAGCAGCAGCTTATATTGCACGTGCCCGTGTGGTGCCGCTACGCAATACAGGTGCTGCTATCAGTCCACTGAATGTGTTCCTGATTTTACAGGGTTTGGAAACCCTGAATCTGCGTATGGAACGTCATACTGAAAATGCCCAGAAAGTTGCCGAATACCTGCAACAGCATCCTAAAGTGCAATGGGTAAATTACGCAGGTCTTAAAGACCATCCACAACATGCTTTGGCACAGAAATACGTCAAAGGCAAACCATCAGCCATTCTTTCCTTTGGCGTCAAAGATGGTCGTGATGGTGGAGCACGCTTCATTGATGCGTTACAGCTGTTTACCCGTCTGGTGAATATTGGTGATGCGAAAAGTCTGGCTTGCCATCCCGCCACCACCACACATCGCCAACTGAATGCCGAAGAGCTGAAAGCCGCAGGCGTCAGTGAAGATATGGTTCGCTTGTCGATCGGCATCGAACACATTGATGACCTGATCGCCGATCTGGAACAGGCACTTGCTGCTGTTTAA
- a CDS encoding SDR family NAD(P)-dependent oxidoreductase — MNSKLENQFKKRVNGKVVLITGASSGIGLTVAHKLADAGAHVLLVARTVETLEEVQKEIEAKGGKASIFPCDLNEMEAIDDTSKQILASVDHIDILINNAGRSIRRAVHESFDRFHDFERTMQLNYFGAVRLVMNILPQMMARRDGHIINISSIGVLANATRFSAYVASKAALDAFSRCLAAEVHSHKIAITSIYMPLVRTPMIAPTKIYKYVPTLSTEQAADLVAYAIVKRPKKIATHLGYLASLTYSIAPDVNNKLMSIGFNLFPSSSASVGKQEKLNWVQKAYARLFPGEHW, encoded by the coding sequence GTGAACTCTAAACTTGAAAACCAATTCAAAAAACGTGTAAACGGCAAAGTGGTCTTAATTACCGGCGCTTCTAGCGGTATTGGTCTGACAGTTGCACACAAACTTGCAGATGCGGGTGCCCATGTTCTTCTGGTTGCACGAACGGTCGAAACCTTAGAAGAAGTACAAAAAGAAATTGAAGCCAAAGGCGGTAAGGCCTCAATCTTTCCATGTGATCTTAATGAGATGGAGGCGATTGATGACACCTCCAAGCAAATCTTAGCCTCTGTCGACCATATTGATATTCTGATCAATAATGCCGGTCGTTCGATTCGTCGTGCGGTGCATGAATCCTTTGACCGCTTCCATGATTTTGAACGCACCATGCAGCTCAATTATTTTGGTGCTGTACGTCTGGTCATGAACATCTTGCCGCAAATGATGGCACGTCGTGACGGCCATATTATCAATATCAGCTCGATTGGTGTTTTAGCCAATGCGACCCGCTTCTCGGCTTATGTGGCTTCTAAAGCCGCACTTGATGCCTTTAGCCGCTGTCTGGCTGCTGAGGTGCACTCGCATAAGATTGCGATTACTTCGATCTATATGCCTTTGGTGCGCACCCCAATGATTGCACCGACTAAAATTTATAAATACGTTCCGACTCTTTCGACCGAGCAAGCAGCTGATCTGGTCGCCTACGCCATTGTGAAACGTCCAAAGAAAATTGCCACCCATCTGGGCTACTTGGCATCATTGACCTATTCGATTGCACCTGATGTCAACAATAAACTGATGTCGATTGGCTTTAACCTATTCCCAAGTTCAAGTGCATCCGTAGGTAAGCAGGAAAAGCTTAATTGGGTACAAAAAGCGTATGCACGCCTGTTCCCGGGTGAGCACTGGTAA
- a CDS encoding Tex family protein — protein MTDLVQQLASELAVRPNQVEAAIRLIDEGASVPFIARYRKEVTQGLDDTQLRQLDTRLSYLRDLIERREKVIESLKEQNKLSDDLLARVLAAETKNALEEIYAPYRPKRTSKSFKAKEAGLGPIAERIFQENVEPSAALAEFSHEDYPDLDSQLDAIQHILIDDWAQNIALTTELKASFAKTAVLKSTVASEEKKEVGKKFRDYFDFSESLNKVASHRLLAMLRGRQENVLGLKVDGENEPALARIEAEYQLESVQPQARQDFLKQTAKLFWLGKVRPQIEHSLLTEKRLAAEAEAMQVFAENLRHLLLSAPAGARCTLGVDPGIRTGVKLAVVNASGDVMAHSTIYPFAPKEDKEGSITELARLCREFNVELIAIGNGTASRETEAVVAEMMAQNADLKLTRITVSEAGASVYSASELASQELPELDVSIRGAVSIARRLQDPLAELVKIDPKSIGVGQYQHDVNQAGLVKTLDAVVEDCVNAVGVDVNTASSAILGYIAGLNKAIAQQIVDYRKEHGRFEQRQELKKVPRLGERTFEQAAGFLRIQNGAEPLDASAVHPESYGLVEKIVAAKGTTVKDIIGNTEIIRQVKAEDFVDEQFGLPTIQDVLSELEKPGRDPRPEFRTAKFREDITEVAHLNEGMMLEGVVTNVTNFGAFVDVGVHQDGLVHISELANEFVADPHKVVKPGQIVQVRVIQVDAERNRVNLSMRPEGSETPAKAPRQPRRDNEQRGERKPQNKRPQQAARKDGQIERPQRQKPAAKPQENKIGGLGALLLQAGIKGSK, from the coding sequence ATGACTGACTTAGTTCAGCAGTTGGCAAGTGAGCTTGCCGTACGTCCAAATCAAGTAGAAGCTGCCATTCGTTTAATCGATGAAGGTGCCAGTGTTCCTTTTATTGCCCGTTACCGTAAAGAAGTGACCCAGGGTTTAGACGATACGCAATTACGCCAATTAGATACGCGTTTATCGTATTTACGTGATTTGATTGAACGTCGTGAGAAAGTAATCGAATCACTGAAAGAACAAAATAAATTAAGCGATGATTTATTAGCACGAGTGCTTGCTGCAGAAACCAAAAATGCACTAGAAGAAATTTACGCGCCGTATCGTCCAAAACGTACCAGCAAATCCTTTAAAGCCAAAGAAGCTGGATTAGGACCAATTGCTGAACGGATTTTTCAGGAAAATGTTGAGCCAAGCGCAGCTTTGGCTGAATTTAGCCATGAAGACTATCCTGATCTCGACAGCCAGCTTGATGCCATTCAGCATATTCTGATTGATGACTGGGCACAAAATATTGCGCTAACTACCGAATTGAAAGCCAGTTTTGCCAAGACTGCCGTGTTAAAAAGTACGGTTGCTTCTGAAGAGAAAAAAGAAGTCGGTAAAAAATTCCGTGATTATTTTGACTTTTCTGAGAGCCTGAACAAGGTGGCATCACATCGTTTATTGGCGATGTTGCGTGGTCGTCAGGAGAATGTACTTGGTTTGAAAGTGGATGGCGAAAATGAGCCAGCACTGGCACGTATTGAAGCTGAATATCAGTTAGAGTCGGTTCAGCCACAAGCCCGTCAGGATTTCCTCAAGCAAACTGCAAAATTGTTCTGGCTCGGTAAAGTGCGTCCTCAGATTGAACACTCTTTACTGACTGAAAAACGCCTCGCAGCGGAAGCGGAAGCGATGCAGGTGTTTGCTGAAAATCTACGTCATTTACTCTTGTCTGCGCCAGCAGGTGCACGTTGTACCTTAGGGGTTGACCCGGGCATCCGTACCGGCGTGAAGCTTGCAGTGGTCAATGCATCCGGTGATGTGATGGCACATAGCACCATTTACCCATTTGCACCGAAAGAAGACAAAGAGGGTTCGATTACCGAGTTGGCACGTTTGTGTCGCGAGTTTAATGTCGAATTGATAGCGATTGGCAATGGCACGGCAAGCCGTGAAACTGAAGCTGTTGTGGCTGAGATGATGGCACAGAATGCTGACCTGAAATTGACGCGTATTACGGTGAGTGAAGCTGGTGCTTCAGTTTATTCTGCAAGTGAATTGGCTTCACAAGAATTACCGGAACTGGATGTTTCGATTCGTGGTGCGGTATCGATTGCACGCCGTTTGCAAGATCCATTGGCTGAATTGGTTAAAATTGATCCGAAATCTATCGGCGTGGGGCAGTATCAGCACGATGTGAATCAGGCAGGTTTGGTGAAAACGCTAGATGCAGTCGTTGAAGACTGTGTGAACGCCGTGGGTGTTGATGTCAACACGGCTTCTTCAGCGATTTTGGGTTATATCGCCGGTTTGAATAAAGCGATCGCACAGCAAATCGTGGATTACCGTAAAGAACATGGCCGTTTTGAGCAGCGTCAGGAATTGAAAAAAGTGCCACGTTTGGGTGAGCGTACCTTTGAACAGGCAGCCGGTTTCTTGCGTATTCAAAATGGTGCTGAACCTTTAGATGCCTCTGCTGTGCATCCTGAAAGTTATGGACTGGTTGAAAAGATTGTGGCCGCGAAAGGTACAACGGTGAAAGACATCATTGGCAACACTGAAATTATCCGTCAGGTGAAGGCTGAAGACTTTGTCGATGAGCAATTTGGTCTACCAACTATTCAGGATGTGCTTTCTGAACTGGAAAAACCGGGCCGTGATCCACGTCCTGAGTTCCGTACGGCTAAATTCCGTGAAGATATTACCGAAGTGGCACATCTGAATGAAGGTATGATGCTAGAAGGCGTAGTGACCAATGTGACCAACTTCGGTGCTTTTGTTGATGTGGGTGTGCATCAGGATGGTTTGGTGCATATCTCTGAGTTGGCGAATGAATTTGTCGCTGATCCGCACAAAGTGGTGAAACCGGGCCAAATCGTACAGGTACGTGTGATTCAGGTTGATGCTGAACGTAACCGTGTCAATTTGAGTATGCGTCCTGAAGGTTCTGAGACACCGGCAAAAGCGCCGCGTCAGCCACGTCGCGACAACGAGCAACGTGGTGAACGTAAGCCACAAAATAAACGTCCACAACAGGCAGCGCGTAAAGACGGCCAAATTGAACGTCCACAACGCCAAAAACCGGCAGCAAAACCACAAGAAAACAAAATTGGTGGTTTAGGTGCGTTATTGTTACAAGCTGGGATTAAAGGTTCCAAGTAA